In Dehalococcoidia bacterium, the following are encoded in one genomic region:
- a CDS encoding DUF4389 domain-containing protein, translated as MNDTAAPMPASYPIEYDVEPQLTDRNRLTVGFRIILAIPHLLLVGGPGFAFGGGLGFVWWRGDGGWGMGPEISGFGGNGVIGLAAGVAAIVAWFAILFTRSHPRGIWDFTHYFMRWRTRAIAYSALLRDEYPPFGDGDYPVTYRVEYPAEPRDLWSVGLRLIYAIPHIIVLFFLSIAWFVTAVIAWFAILFTGAYPEGLYRFAVGYLRWTVRVETYLYLMRDEYPPFSFDA; from the coding sequence ATGAACGATACCGCCGCCCCCATGCCCGCCAGTTACCCGATCGAGTACGACGTCGAACCGCAGCTTACCGACCGCAACCGGCTCACCGTGGGATTCCGCATCATCCTGGCGATCCCGCACCTTCTGCTCGTGGGCGGGCCGGGCTTCGCATTCGGCGGCGGCCTGGGGTTTGTCTGGTGGCGGGGTGATGGGGGCTGGGGGATGGGCCCGGAGATTTCAGGCTTCGGCGGCAACGGCGTCATTGGCCTCGCGGCCGGCGTGGCGGCGATCGTTGCGTGGTTCGCGATCCTGTTCACGCGCAGCCATCCGCGTGGCATCTGGGACTTCACGCACTACTTCATGCGCTGGCGGACGCGCGCGATCGCGTACTCGGCGTTGCTGCGCGATGAGTATCCGCCGTTCGGCGATGGCGACTATCCGGTGACGTATCGCGTCGAGTATCCGGCGGAGCCGCGGGACCTGTGGTCCGTCGGGTTGCGCCTGATTTACGCCATTCCGCACATCATCGTGCTGTTCTTCCTGAGCATCGCGTGGTTTGTCACGGCCGTCATCGCGTGGTTCGCGATCCTGTTCACCGGCGCCTACCCGGAGGGCCTGTACCGCTTCGCGGTAGGCTATCTTCGCTGGACGGTGCGCGTCGAAACGTACCTCTACCTGATGCGCGACGAATATCCGCCGTTCTCGTTCGACGCGTAG
- a CDS encoding ATP-binding protein: MAKFTASAQPSAEELVRQLSLLRSVADSVPVLVAYVDSDHRYRYANRAYQTWFGLDVATLPGQHFREVDGEDAYAIARPYMERACGGEFLTYSASMPYVHGPRRDVEVTYIPDGGAEPRSGFFAIVSDMSEQRVAERAGRDEILRLIRIVEAAPAMSYTIGPNGEVEYATSAWERFFGMKVEDSRDWRSAGLIHPDDLEAFVDSWTRSFGSGEPFEMEFRGRRHDGEYRWLLSRGVAIRDPSGAIERWVAVNVDIHDRKQLEDERERVAADLRAANASKDEFLGLVSHELKTPITTILGNAQILRTKGFRLDEESRNNALQDIESESQRLHAIIDNLLVLARLDRGQELAVEPVFVRRVLRETIDEFAHKSGRRITLDAPDGYAFVLADPVYIRQVIENLLSNADKYSPQGQPIEVVARRDGDDLRVLVIDRGHGFAPEEAKKLFQPFYRSTRTSRDVSGVGIGLAVCQRIIEALGGEMWAAMAPGGGAQIGFSLPLSDEDAGAE; this comes from the coding sequence ATGGCTAAGTTCACCGCCTCGGCGCAGCCGTCGGCGGAGGAGCTGGTGCGGCAGCTATCGCTGCTTCGCAGCGTCGCCGATTCGGTTCCCGTGCTCGTCGCTTATGTCGATAGCGATCATCGCTACCGCTACGCTAACCGCGCATACCAGACGTGGTTCGGCCTCGACGTCGCGACGCTTCCCGGTCAGCACTTCCGCGAAGTCGACGGCGAGGACGCGTACGCGATCGCGCGGCCGTACATGGAGCGGGCGTGCGGCGGCGAGTTTCTGACGTACTCCGCGAGCATGCCTTACGTCCACGGGCCTCGCCGCGATGTCGAAGTTACGTACATCCCGGACGGCGGCGCCGAACCGAGGAGCGGGTTCTTCGCGATCGTCTCGGACATGTCAGAGCAGAGGGTGGCGGAACGCGCCGGGCGCGATGAGATCTTGCGCCTGATCCGCATTGTCGAGGCGGCGCCTGCCATGTCGTATACCATCGGGCCGAACGGGGAGGTCGAGTACGCCACGTCGGCCTGGGAGCGTTTCTTCGGCATGAAGGTCGAAGATTCGCGCGACTGGCGCAGCGCGGGATTGATCCATCCCGACGATCTCGAAGCCTTCGTGGACTCGTGGACACGGTCATTCGGTTCAGGTGAGCCGTTCGAGATGGAGTTCCGCGGACGTCGCCACGACGGTGAGTACCGGTGGCTGTTATCGCGCGGCGTCGCCATCCGCGATCCGTCCGGCGCCATCGAGCGGTGGGTTGCCGTCAACGTCGACATTCACGACCGCAAGCAGCTTGAAGATGAGCGGGAGCGCGTCGCCGCCGACCTGCGCGCGGCCAACGCGAGCAAGGACGAGTTCCTGGGGCTTGTCTCGCACGAACTGAAGACGCCGATCACGACGATCCTCGGCAACGCGCAGATCCTGCGCACGAAGGGCTTTCGCCTCGACGAAGAGTCGCGCAACAACGCGCTGCAGGACATCGAATCGGAGTCGCAGCGGCTGCACGCCATTATCGACAACCTGCTGGTGCTCGCGCGGCTCGACCGCGGTCAAGAACTGGCGGTAGAGCCGGTGTTCGTGCGCCGCGTGCTGCGGGAAACGATCGACGAATTCGCGCACAAGAGCGGCCGCCGGATCACGCTCGACGCGCCGGACGGCTACGCCTTCGTGCTGGCCGACCCGGTGTACATTCGCCAGGTCATCGAGAATCTGCTGAGCAACGCTGACAAGTACAGTCCGCAAGGTCAGCCGATCGAAGTCGTCGCACGGCGCGACGGGGATGATCTGCGCGTGCTCGTGATCGACCGCGGACACGGCTTTGCGCCGGAAGAAGCGAAGAAGCTCTTCCAGCCGTTTTACCGCTCTACGCGGACGTCGCGCGACGTTTCCGGCGTCGGCATCGGCCTCGCCGTATGCCAGCGGATCATCGAAGCGTTGGGCGGTGAAATGTGGGCGGCCATGGCGCCGGGCGGCGGCGCGCAGATCGGCTTCAGCTTGCCGCTCTCCGATGAAGATGCGGGCGCGGAGTAG
- a CDS encoding acetyl-CoA hydrolase/transferase C-terminal domain-containing protein, with protein MDWRQRYADRLTTPEDAVRAVHDGDRVVIGMHYQTPLALCRALAARASELQNVEIENSISTFISWWDDDEPNNFAVRSFFLQASDRPAMRKGLLDYVIAPPTRSDQSYWLDRKPDVFLVSISPPDDEGWCSFGMSVWGAPEVCREATTVIGEVNERFIRTGGDNRVHISRFAHLVEAPPVWKYLRRPPRTDEENAITEVICTLVANDIVQDGDTLQMGTGTVSAALAPFLAHRRDLGVHSELIFGGIPELVDAGVVTGARKTRHPGKVVGASFGPLSQDGFRKVDGDERYELYCMSHTNDIAVIAAHDNMCVVNNALMVDLTGQINGETIGPEIYSGTGGAFAFAIGALHAKNGRSVTVLPSTAVVDGERRSRILAMFPQGSAVTVPRGYADIIVTEYGVARLKHRTLRQRIDELVAIAHPDFRADLRADARRLYGV; from the coding sequence ATGGACTGGCGCCAACGCTACGCCGACAGGCTCACCACCCCCGAGGACGCCGTGCGCGCCGTCCACGACGGCGATCGCGTCGTCATCGGCATGCACTACCAGACGCCGCTCGCGCTGTGTCGTGCGCTCGCCGCGCGCGCCAGCGAACTGCAGAACGTCGAAATCGAGAACTCCATCTCGACGTTCATCTCCTGGTGGGACGACGACGAGCCGAACAACTTCGCCGTGCGGTCGTTCTTCCTGCAGGCGAGCGACCGCCCCGCCATGCGCAAGGGCTTGCTCGACTACGTGATCGCGCCGCCTACGCGCTCGGATCAGAGCTACTGGCTCGACCGCAAGCCCGACGTGTTCCTCGTCAGCATCTCGCCGCCCGACGACGAAGGGTGGTGCAGCTTCGGCATGAGCGTCTGGGGCGCGCCCGAGGTCTGCCGTGAAGCGACGACCGTCATCGGCGAGGTCAACGAGCGCTTCATCCGCACGGGCGGCGACAACCGCGTGCACATCTCGCGGTTCGCGCACCTCGTCGAGGCGCCGCCCGTGTGGAAATACCTGCGCCGGCCGCCGCGCACCGACGAGGAGAACGCAATTACGGAAGTCATCTGCACGCTCGTCGCGAACGATATCGTGCAGGACGGCGACACGCTGCAGATGGGCACGGGCACCGTTTCCGCCGCGCTCGCGCCGTTCCTGGCGCATCGCCGCGACCTGGGCGTGCACTCGGAGCTGATCTTCGGCGGCATCCCGGAACTGGTCGATGCCGGCGTCGTGACGGGCGCCCGCAAGACGCGGCATCCGGGCAAGGTCGTCGGCGCGTCATTCGGGCCGCTCTCGCAGGACGGGTTCCGCAAGGTCGATGGTGACGAGCGTTACGAGCTGTACTGCATGAGCCACACGAACGACATCGCCGTGATCGCCGCGCACGACAACATGTGCGTCGTCAACAACGCGCTCATGGTCGACCTCACGGGACAGATCAACGGCGAGACGATCGGCCCGGAGATCTACAGCGGCACCGGCGGCGCCTTCGCGTTCGCCATCGGCGCGTTGCACGCGAAGAACGGCCGCTCCGTCACCGTGCTGCCGTCAACGGCAGTCGTCGATGGTGAGCGGCGCTCGCGCATCCTGGCCATGTTCCCGCAGGGCAGCGCCGTCACGGTGCCGCGCGGCTACGCCGATATCATCGTCACCGAGTACGGCGTCGCGCGGCTGAAGCATCGCACGCTGCGTCAGCGCATCGATGAGCTGGTCGCGATCGCGCACCCCGACTTCCGCGCCGACCTCCGCGCCGACGCCCGGCGGCTGTACGGCGTCTAG
- a CDS encoding DinB family protein: protein MDPFVASARYNLKQSIEDYRRSLDGLDADALNWRPAGDEINSMAVLTFHAWSSTRSWLSIALGAPLAERDRDAEFLTSTTNAEELREWFEDMAKQCDALLSTRDAIDWAAMRKTRTRPGPGDPQEVPPAFALLHGMEHLREHEGQLSLTRQLWEAGR from the coding sequence ATGGATCCGTTCGTTGCATCCGCACGCTACAACCTCAAGCAGTCGATCGAAGACTATCGCCGCTCGCTCGACGGGCTGGACGCGGATGCGCTGAACTGGCGTCCCGCCGGCGACGAGATCAATTCGATGGCGGTGCTCACGTTCCACGCCTGGAGCAGCACGCGATCGTGGCTGAGCATCGCTTTGGGCGCGCCGCTGGCGGAGCGCGACCGCGACGCCGAGTTCCTGACGTCGACGACCAACGCCGAGGAACTGCGCGAATGGTTCGAGGATATGGCGAAGCAGTGCGACGCACTGCTCTCGACGCGCGACGCGATTGACTGGGCGGCGATGCGCAAAACGCGCACGCGTCCCGGCCCCGGCGACCCGCAGGAAGTGCCGCCGGCGTTCGCGCTGCTGCACGGGATGGAGCATCTGCGCGAGCACGAGGGACAATTGTCGCTAACGCGCCAGTTGTGGGAGGCGGGGCGGTAG
- a CDS encoding sulfatase-like hydrolase/transferase, translating to MTSEPQPVARTPKNAIVVLLDSMNRHMLGAYGGREFATPNLDRFAARAVRFEKHYSGSLPCMPARHDMLCGALDFLWKPWGSIEIWEHAITHDLRAAGVTTMLISDHPHLFSPPASNGSRVPVIRQPFAQGDMLPFWAYGNFSGNHLYDLRNDPTEDENRCGERVEREAAGRLRQALVEIEAPSDQFVRLGLA from the coding sequence ATGACTTCCGAACCGCAGCCCGTCGCGCGCACGCCGAAGAACGCGATCGTCGTGCTGCTCGACAGCATGAACCGGCACATGCTCGGCGCGTACGGCGGCCGCGAGTTCGCGACGCCGAACCTCGACCGGTTCGCCGCTCGCGCAGTGCGCTTCGAGAAGCATTACTCGGGTTCGCTGCCGTGCATGCCCGCGCGCCACGACATGCTGTGCGGCGCGCTCGACTTTCTCTGGAAGCCGTGGGGGTCGATCGAGATCTGGGAGCACGCGATCACGCATGACCTGCGCGCCGCGGGCGTGACGACGATGCTGATCTCGGACCACCCGCACCTGTTCTCGCCGCCGGCCTCGAACGGCTCGAGGGTGCCGGTGATCCGGCAACCGTTCGCGCAGGGCGACATGCTGCCGTTCTGGGCCTACGGTAACTTCAGCGGCAATCATCTCTACGATCTGCGCAACGACCCGACCGAAGACGAGAACCGCTGCGGCGAACGCGTCGAACGTGAGGCCGCGGGCAGACTTCGCCAGGCGCTGGTCGAGATCGAGGCGCCTTCGGACCAATTCGTGCGGCTGGGACTGGCGTAG